From a region of the Candidatus Woesearchaeota archaeon genome:
- a CDS encoding MGMT family protein, which translates to MASFNERVWALCAKIPKGNVTTYQEIAHALGTRAYRAVGNALNKNPHAPVVPCHRVVKTDGTLGGFADGCAAKEALLRNEGVAFHKGTIVDFDKNCFKFK; encoded by the coding sequence ATGGCCTCGTTTAACGAGCGTGTTTGGGCACTCTGTGCCAAAATACCGAAAGGAAACGTCACGACCTATCAGGAGATTGCACATGCGCTGGGTACGCGTGCCTACCGAGCGGTCGGCAATGCACTCAATAAAAATCCGCATGCGCCGGTTGTGCCGTGCCATCGCGTGGTGAAAACTGACGGAACGCTTGGCGGCTTTGCAGACGGGTGTGCTGCGAAAGAAGCGCTGTTGAGGAACGAGGGCGTTGCATTCCACAAAGGTACGATTGTTGACTTTGACAAAAACTGCTTTAAATTCAAATAA
- a CDS encoding glycerophosphodiester phosphodiesterase family protein produces the protein MVHKYIVVAHRGGKGNAFENSMEAIKKTLAQHPDMIEVDVRMTRDKEFVLFHDAILDRLTNWSGLVNTKTLKTLQKVRLKDGSTIPTLDDVLVLVKKYPLTKLILDIKDLNSGIFDYRKCIKKIKKQKLESRVVILCINYHLLRRIAQEYPELEYCCFGLLPQRKVLLRAKKIGARYVGALLLTKSFIRKAHQRNMCVVSLGTDNINRLKWHIKNGVDVISSGHPPLLRQLIEQYLAGAEETSISKRMWLWLMRKMGRKQLK, from the coding sequence ATGGTGCACAAATACATCGTTGTTGCCCACCGCGGAGGAAAGGGCAATGCATTTGAGAACAGCATGGAGGCCATTAAAAAAACCCTGGCTCAGCACCCCGACATGATTGAAGTCGATGTGCGCATGACGCGTGACAAAGAGTTTGTGCTTTTCCATGACGCGATTCTTGACCGGCTCACGAACTGGAGCGGACTTGTCAATACGAAAACGCTCAAGACGCTGCAAAAAGTGCGGCTGAAGGATGGCAGCACGATTCCAACGCTGGATGATGTACTGGTGCTCGTAAAAAAATACCCGTTAACAAAACTGATTTTAGACATTAAGGATTTGAACAGTGGAATATTTGATTACCGGAAATGCATTAAAAAAATAAAGAAACAGAAGCTTGAAAGCCGCGTTGTTATTTTGTGCATCAATTATCATCTGCTGCGCAGGATTGCCCAGGAGTATCCTGAATTGGAATATTGCTGTTTCGGCCTGCTCCCGCAGCGCAAGGTGCTCCTGCGCGCCAAGAAAATCGGCGCCCGATACGTCGGCGCATTGCTGCTGACAAAAAGTTTTATCAGAAAAGCGCACCAGCGGAATATGTGTGTTGTTTCACTGGGTACGGATAATATAAACCGATTAAAGTGGCACATCAAAAATGGGGTTGACGTAATTTCAAGCGGCCATCCGCCGCTTCTCCGGCAGCTTATTGAGCAGTATCTTGCAGGAGCAGAAGAGACATCCATTTCCAAGCGGATGTGGCTGTGGCTCATGAGAA
- a CDS encoding serine protease: MTITTTIGRAAKRAGIGAAALAAFGYLSLSTFLRTQGNFSTSEALYAPLEIAAHEAGINLRKTDHAPEMNGSDGADEASAAPQKPQKENIDGLVALQTYMRNPVGRSPQNAHRNVKDNLVEILYIERTLCSGLLLTEDGWLVTAAHCLPITSGYMNFGVRINGKDYPLGVPNVDMRNDLALVKAGLQGKPIPTPLGYALEQEQLPAGASSDMIPRYVPAEPTRGQQVRMYGILNGKQYEQTGKVLEPAVHGNAEEIGRPFNNFFTTSARAVEGISGGPVVDAHTGELIGIVSARDTTGTIGSAVAKTRYLARLINTVIDIEQR, encoded by the coding sequence ATGACTATCACCACAACGATTGGACGAGCGGCAAAGAGAGCAGGTATTGGAGCTGCGGCACTCGCTGCATTTGGATATCTAAGCCTTTCCACTTTTCTCCGCACCCAGGGAAATTTCTCAACCAGCGAAGCACTGTATGCGCCGCTCGAAATAGCAGCACACGAAGCAGGTATCAATCTCCGCAAAACAGACCATGCTCCTGAAATGAATGGATCTGATGGAGCAGATGAAGCATCCGCTGCGCCACAAAAACCACAGAAGGAAAACATCGACGGCCTTGTCGCACTGCAAACATATATGCGCAATCCCGTCGGGCGATCGCCGCAAAATGCACACAGAAATGTGAAAGATAATCTCGTTGAGATTTTGTATATCGAAAGAACATTGTGTTCAGGCCTACTTCTCACAGAGGATGGCTGGCTGGTAACTGCAGCACATTGCCTGCCCATCACGTCGGGATATATGAATTTCGGCGTGCGTATCAACGGCAAAGACTACCCGCTGGGTGTTCCGAATGTTGATATGCGCAATGACCTTGCACTCGTCAAAGCAGGCCTGCAAGGAAAACCGATACCAACGCCGCTGGGCTATGCGCTTGAGCAAGAACAACTCCCGGCAGGTGCATCGTCGGATATGATTCCTCGATATGTTCCTGCAGAACCAACTCGTGGCCAACAGGTCAGGATGTATGGCATACTGAACGGAAAACAGTATGAGCAAACAGGAAAGGTGCTTGAACCGGCAGTCCACGGAAATGCAGAAGAAATCGGCCGCCCGTTTAATAATTTCTTCACGACCAGCGCACGCGCCGTGGAAGGTATCAGCGGCGGGCCAGTTGTGGATGCACACACTGGCGAACTTATAGGCATTGTCTCGGCGCGTGACACCACGGGCACCATTGGCTCTGCAGTAGCAAAGACACGCTATCTCGCACGGCTTATTAATACGGTTATTGATATTGAGCAACGGTAA
- a CDS encoding hydroxyacid dehydrogenase has protein sequence MNIKIYEEKEIHPHAFALLEQHGHHITTDSERAEAILIRTATHADKKFIDRHSKLKYLLRAGAGLDNINIDECRQRGIILLNSAGANANAVAEYTIGLMFAALRKISVADRHVRGGGWDRYSFLGAELQGKTIGLVGFGAIPKLVAKKLQGFDVKILAYDPFLKKEQIEIFPNTHQMAELHHLLQKSQIVSIHVPLVKETEYMIGAAELKLLNPGTVLINTSRGKIVDEEALIPLLVSQKLIAALDVFSEEPLGEKKIAALKKLDNVILTPHIAAMTPEAHEAMAVEVVKKFCEMVKK, from the coding sequence ATGAACATCAAAATCTACGAGGAAAAAGAAATCCATCCACATGCTTTCGCGCTCCTTGAGCAGCACGGTCACCATATCACCACCGACTCTGAACGGGCAGAGGCAATTCTCATTCGCACGGCAACCCACGCCGATAAAAAATTTATTGACCGGCATTCAAAACTGAAATACCTTTTGCGCGCCGGCGCAGGGCTTGACAACATCAACATTGATGAATGCCGGCAACGCGGCATTATTCTTCTGAATTCCGCCGGCGCAAATGCGAACGCGGTTGCTGAATACACGATTGGGCTCATGTTTGCCGCGCTGCGAAAAATTTCTGTGGCAGACCGGCATGTGCGTGGTGGCGGCTGGGATCGTTATTCATTTCTCGGCGCTGAACTGCAGGGAAAAACAATAGGCCTTGTCGGCTTCGGCGCGATTCCCAAGCTCGTTGCGAAAAAACTGCAGGGATTTGACGTCAAGATTCTTGCCTATGATCCCTTTTTGAAAAAAGAACAGATTGAGATATTTCCCAACACTCATCAGATGGCTGAACTGCATCACCTTCTGCAAAAAAGCCAGATTGTTTCAATTCACGTGCCGCTGGTTAAAGAAACTGAATATATGATTGGCGCTGCTGAGCTCAAACTTCTCAATCCCGGAACCGTGCTGATTAATACATCGCGCGGCAAAATTGTTGATGAAGAAGCACTTATTCCTCTTCTCGTATCACAGAAACTTATTGCAGCGCTTGATGTTTTTTCCGAAGAGCCGCTCGGTGAAAAAAAAATTGCTGCGCTAAAAAAACTTGACAACGTGATTCTGACCCCTCATATTGCGGCTATGACTCCAGAAGCCCACGAGGCGATGGCAGTGGAAGTTGTGAAGAAGTTCTGTGAGATGGTTAAGAAATAA